One window of the Microplitis demolitor isolate Queensland-Clemson2020A chromosome 10, iyMicDemo2.1a, whole genome shotgun sequence genome contains the following:
- the LOC103577732 gene encoding myotubularin-related protein 2 isoform X2, producing MEKRGSAELLADNSKHASSDSLNSSKSSSLNSKMGHESSWEKASHSKSFSTSSTSTDNNIVSALETKKDDRVSPNLSTDTGPPLLNGERRQGVAREVTYLCPYSGPSRGVLSVTNYKLHFRSSDRETPYIVEVPLGVISRIEKVGGASSRGENSYGIEVFCKDMRNLRFAHKQENHSRRDVFEKLHQYSFPLSHKLPLFAFEYSENFPENGWSVYEPIAELKRMGVNNDMWKITKINDSYAICDSYPAIWAVPTAATDEDLQASAAFRSRGRLPVLSWIHPESQATITRCAQPLVGVSGKRSREDERYVQLIMDANAQSHKLFIMDARPMANAIANKAKGGGYEAEDTYQNAELVFLDIHNIHVMRESMRKLTELCFPTIDEARWLSGIESTMWLKHIKCILTGAVRIVDKVESHKTSVLVHCSDGWDRTVQLTALAMLLLDPYYRTIKGFEVLIEKEWLSFGHKFSQRIGHGDEHHSDADRSPVFLQFIDCVWQITQQFPNAFQFNEYFLITILDHLYSCRFGTFLFSSERERVAEGVKQRTVSLWSMINSQLATYMNPLYWAPGYQTVLLPVASMRYVKLWKGLYCRWNPSMRQQDPVYQRTRELLVQKEQLEKQVEECRKELNVRATRNQRIQVHT from the exons AGTTGGGAAAAAGCTTCGCACTCTAAAAGCTTCTCTACAAGCTCAACTTCTACTGATAACAATATTGTTTCTGCTCTTGAAACTAAAAAAGACGACAGAGTTAGTccg aatCTTTCAACCGACACCGGGCCACCTCTTCTCAACGGCGAGCGCCGACAAGGAGTCGCCCGGGAAGTAACTTACCTCTGCCCCTACTCCGGGCCCTCTCGAGGTGTCCTCAGCGTAACCAACTATAAACTCCACTTCCGTTCTAGCGACCGCGAAACCCCTTACATCGTCGAAGTTCCCCTCGGCGTGATTTCCCGGATCGAAAAAGTAGGTGGCGCGTCTTCCCGCGGGGAAAATTCATACGGAATTGAAGTATTCTGCAAAGATATGCGTAACCTCCGATTCGCCCACAAACAGGAAAACCATTCCCGGCGTGACGTCTTCGAAAAACTTCACCAATACTCATTTCCCCTGTCCCACAAGCTTCCCCTCTTTGCCTTCGAGTACTCGGAAAACTTCCCCGAGAACGGTTGGTCCGTCTACGAACCAATTGCGGAACTAAAGCGCATGGGAGTAAACAACGACATGTggaaaataactaaaataaacgACAGTTACGCCATCTGTGACTCGTACCCCGCAATCTGGGCTGTCCCGACAGCAGCAACCGACGAAGACCTCCAAGCATCTGCGGCGTTTCGTTCCCGTGGTCGGCTCCCTGTTCTCTCCTGGATCCACCCCGAGTCCCAGGCGACGATAACTCGTTGCGCCCAACCCCTGGTTGGAGTTTCTGGGAAGCGTAGCCGCGAAGACGAACGCTACGTCCAACTGATAATGGACGCCAATGCCCAGTCCcacaaattgtttataatgGACGCACGACCAATGGCCAATGCCATTGCGAACAAGGCCAAGGGTGGAGGCTACGAAGCAGAGGACACCTATCAGAATGCAGAATTGGTCTTCCTGGACATCCACAACATCCACGTAATGCGCGAAAGTATGCGGAAGCTAACAGAATTGTGCTTTCCCACAATTGACGAGGCCCGTTGGCTCTCGGGAATTGAGTCGACCATGTGGCTAAAGCACATCAAGTGCATCCTTACCGGTGCAGTGAGGATTGTCGATAAGGTAGAGAGCCACAAGACCTCTGTTCTAGTTCACTGTTCCGATGGTTGGGACCGCACAGTCCAACTCACCGCGCTGGCCATGTTGTTGCTAGATCCTTACTACCGAACGATAAAGGGCTTCGAGGTGTTGATTGAAAAGGAATGGCTGTCATTTGGCCACAAGTTTTCACAGAGAATCGGCCACGGGGATGAGCACCACAGTGACGCGGACAGAAGCCCGGTTTTCCTCCAGTTTATCGACTGCGTCTGGCAAATAACCCAGCAGTTCCCTAACGCGTTTCAGTTCAATGAATACTTTTTGATCACTATCTTGGACCACTTGTACAGCTGCAGGTTTGGGACATTCTTGTTCAGCAGCGAGAGGGAAAGAGTTGCAGAAGGAGTCAAGCAGAGAACGGTATCCCTGTGGTCGATGATCAATTCGCAGCTGGCGACATACATGAACCCGTTGTATTGGGCGCCAGGTTATCAGACGGTTCTACTTCCGGTGGCGAGCATGAGGTACGTGAAGCTTTGGAAGGGACTTTACTGCAGATGGAACCCGAGTATGAGGCAGCAGGACCCGGTTTATCAGAGGACGAGGGAGTTGTTGGTACAGAAGGAACAGTTGGAAAAACAGGTCGAGGAGTGTAGGAAAGAATTGAATGTAAGGGCGACGAGGAACCAGAGGATTCAGGTTCATACGTGA
- the LOC103577735 gene encoding glycine N-methyltransferase-like: MDTVFRTRTPGVPAEGVRDQYADGITAEIWQTVVGDEKERTKHYKDFLVGLLHKKGCKRILDVACGTGVDSIMLIEEGFQVVSVDASDKMLKYPLRKRWNRRKEPGFDEWVIEEANMLTLSKDIGHLIGDGFDAVICLGNSFAHIHDAYGDRREQKQALENLKMCLKPGGFLLIDHRNYDHLLNGGVAPTKCVYHNSQHMKDIKTSVYSVSGLPQLIIQDYFVSLDENNEGPDNQNHFRIVCYPHQVNAFKDMLREIFSEKTHKIFGDFKPLNEVKNPAAFLHYIEKE, encoded by the exons atggatacAGTATTTCGTACTCGTACTCCTGGGGTTCCTGCTGAGGGTGTACGTGATCAGTATGCCGATGGCATAACTGCTGAAATCTGGCAAACCGTAGTTGGAGATGAAAAAGAACGTACTAAACATTACAAAGACTTTTTAGTGGGTTTATTACATAAAAAGGGTTGCAAGAGAATCCTTGATGTTGCCTGCGGCACAGGAGTTGACTCTATAATGCTCATTGAAGAAGGATTCCAAGTTGTCAGTGTTGATGCTTCTGATAAAATGCTTAAATATCCGCTCAGAAAACGATGGAATCGAAGAAAAGAACCTGGTTTTGATGAATggg ttatCGAAGAAGCCAATATGTTAACACTGAGTAAAGATATTGGACATCTTATTGGCGATGGTTTCGATGCTGTGATTTGTTTAGGCAACAGTTTTGCTCACATCCATGACGCTTACGGCGATCGGAGAGAACAGAAACAAGCATTAGAAAACTTGAAGATGTGTCTGAAACCAGGAGGCTTTCTTCTTATTGATCACAGAAATTATGATCATCTTTTGAATGGAGGAGTTGCTCCAACGAAATGCGTTTACCATAAC agTCAACATATGAAAGATATAAAAACTTCCGTCTATTCGGTTTCTGGCCTGCCCCAATTGATTATTCAAGATTACTTCGTGTCCTTGGATGAAAATAACGAGGGTCCAGATAATCAAAATCACTTTAGGATAGTTTGCTATCCCCATCAGGTTAATGCCTTCAAGGATATGCTACGAGAAATATTTTCCGAAAAGACCCACAAAATTTTCGGTGACTTTAAACCTCTTAATGAGGTAAAAAACCCAGCAGCTTTTCTTCATTACATTGAAAAAGAATAA
- the LOC103577732 gene encoding myotubularin-related protein 2 isoform X3, with product MEKRGSAELLADNSKHASSDSLNSSKSSSLNSKMGHESNLSTDTGPPLLNGERRQGVAREVTYLCPYSGPSRGVLSVTNYKLHFRSSDRETPYIVEVPLGVISRIEKVGGASSRGENSYGIEVFCKDMRNLRFAHKQENHSRRDVFEKLHQYSFPLSHKLPLFAFEYSENFPENGWSVYEPIAELKRMGVNNDMWKITKINDSYAICDSYPAIWAVPTAATDEDLQASAAFRSRGRLPVLSWIHPESQATITRCAQPLVGVSGKRSREDERYVQLIMDANAQSHKLFIMDARPMANAIANKAKGGGYEAEDTYQNAELVFLDIHNIHVMRESMRKLTELCFPTIDEARWLSGIESTMWLKHIKCILTGAVRIVDKVESHKTSVLVHCSDGWDRTVQLTALAMLLLDPYYRTIKGFEVLIEKEWLSFGHKFSQRIGHGDEHHSDADRSPVFLQFIDCVWQITQQFPNAFQFNEYFLITILDHLYSCRFGTFLFSSERERVAEGVKQRTVSLWSMINSQLATYMNPLYWAPGYQTVLLPVASMRYVKLWKGLYCRWNPSMRQQDPVYQRTRELLVQKEQLEKQVEECRKELNVRATRNQRIQVHT from the coding sequence aatCTTTCAACCGACACCGGGCCACCTCTTCTCAACGGCGAGCGCCGACAAGGAGTCGCCCGGGAAGTAACTTACCTCTGCCCCTACTCCGGGCCCTCTCGAGGTGTCCTCAGCGTAACCAACTATAAACTCCACTTCCGTTCTAGCGACCGCGAAACCCCTTACATCGTCGAAGTTCCCCTCGGCGTGATTTCCCGGATCGAAAAAGTAGGTGGCGCGTCTTCCCGCGGGGAAAATTCATACGGAATTGAAGTATTCTGCAAAGATATGCGTAACCTCCGATTCGCCCACAAACAGGAAAACCATTCCCGGCGTGACGTCTTCGAAAAACTTCACCAATACTCATTTCCCCTGTCCCACAAGCTTCCCCTCTTTGCCTTCGAGTACTCGGAAAACTTCCCCGAGAACGGTTGGTCCGTCTACGAACCAATTGCGGAACTAAAGCGCATGGGAGTAAACAACGACATGTggaaaataactaaaataaacgACAGTTACGCCATCTGTGACTCGTACCCCGCAATCTGGGCTGTCCCGACAGCAGCAACCGACGAAGACCTCCAAGCATCTGCGGCGTTTCGTTCCCGTGGTCGGCTCCCTGTTCTCTCCTGGATCCACCCCGAGTCCCAGGCGACGATAACTCGTTGCGCCCAACCCCTGGTTGGAGTTTCTGGGAAGCGTAGCCGCGAAGACGAACGCTACGTCCAACTGATAATGGACGCCAATGCCCAGTCCcacaaattgtttataatgGACGCACGACCAATGGCCAATGCCATTGCGAACAAGGCCAAGGGTGGAGGCTACGAAGCAGAGGACACCTATCAGAATGCAGAATTGGTCTTCCTGGACATCCACAACATCCACGTAATGCGCGAAAGTATGCGGAAGCTAACAGAATTGTGCTTTCCCACAATTGACGAGGCCCGTTGGCTCTCGGGAATTGAGTCGACCATGTGGCTAAAGCACATCAAGTGCATCCTTACCGGTGCAGTGAGGATTGTCGATAAGGTAGAGAGCCACAAGACCTCTGTTCTAGTTCACTGTTCCGATGGTTGGGACCGCACAGTCCAACTCACCGCGCTGGCCATGTTGTTGCTAGATCCTTACTACCGAACGATAAAGGGCTTCGAGGTGTTGATTGAAAAGGAATGGCTGTCATTTGGCCACAAGTTTTCACAGAGAATCGGCCACGGGGATGAGCACCACAGTGACGCGGACAGAAGCCCGGTTTTCCTCCAGTTTATCGACTGCGTCTGGCAAATAACCCAGCAGTTCCCTAACGCGTTTCAGTTCAATGAATACTTTTTGATCACTATCTTGGACCACTTGTACAGCTGCAGGTTTGGGACATTCTTGTTCAGCAGCGAGAGGGAAAGAGTTGCAGAAGGAGTCAAGCAGAGAACGGTATCCCTGTGGTCGATGATCAATTCGCAGCTGGCGACATACATGAACCCGTTGTATTGGGCGCCAGGTTATCAGACGGTTCTACTTCCGGTGGCGAGCATGAGGTACGTGAAGCTTTGGAAGGGACTTTACTGCAGATGGAACCCGAGTATGAGGCAGCAGGACCCGGTTTATCAGAGGACGAGGGAGTTGTTGGTACAGAAGGAACAGTTGGAAAAACAGGTCGAGGAGTGTAGGAAAGAATTGAATGTAAGGGCGACGAGGAACCAGAGGATTCAGGTTCATACGTGA
- the LOC103577732 gene encoding myotubularin-related protein 2 isoform X1, whose amino-acid sequence MEKRGSAELLADNSKHASSDSLNSSKSSSLNSKMGHESESWEKASHSKSFSTSSTSTDNNIVSALETKKDDRVSPNLSTDTGPPLLNGERRQGVAREVTYLCPYSGPSRGVLSVTNYKLHFRSSDRETPYIVEVPLGVISRIEKVGGASSRGENSYGIEVFCKDMRNLRFAHKQENHSRRDVFEKLHQYSFPLSHKLPLFAFEYSENFPENGWSVYEPIAELKRMGVNNDMWKITKINDSYAICDSYPAIWAVPTAATDEDLQASAAFRSRGRLPVLSWIHPESQATITRCAQPLVGVSGKRSREDERYVQLIMDANAQSHKLFIMDARPMANAIANKAKGGGYEAEDTYQNAELVFLDIHNIHVMRESMRKLTELCFPTIDEARWLSGIESTMWLKHIKCILTGAVRIVDKVESHKTSVLVHCSDGWDRTVQLTALAMLLLDPYYRTIKGFEVLIEKEWLSFGHKFSQRIGHGDEHHSDADRSPVFLQFIDCVWQITQQFPNAFQFNEYFLITILDHLYSCRFGTFLFSSERERVAEGVKQRTVSLWSMINSQLATYMNPLYWAPGYQTVLLPVASMRYVKLWKGLYCRWNPSMRQQDPVYQRTRELLVQKEQLEKQVEECRKELNVRATRNQRIQVHT is encoded by the exons GAGAGTTGGGAAAAAGCTTCGCACTCTAAAAGCTTCTCTACAAGCTCAACTTCTACTGATAACAATATTGTTTCTGCTCTTGAAACTAAAAAAGACGACAGAGTTAGTccg aatCTTTCAACCGACACCGGGCCACCTCTTCTCAACGGCGAGCGCCGACAAGGAGTCGCCCGGGAAGTAACTTACCTCTGCCCCTACTCCGGGCCCTCTCGAGGTGTCCTCAGCGTAACCAACTATAAACTCCACTTCCGTTCTAGCGACCGCGAAACCCCTTACATCGTCGAAGTTCCCCTCGGCGTGATTTCCCGGATCGAAAAAGTAGGTGGCGCGTCTTCCCGCGGGGAAAATTCATACGGAATTGAAGTATTCTGCAAAGATATGCGTAACCTCCGATTCGCCCACAAACAGGAAAACCATTCCCGGCGTGACGTCTTCGAAAAACTTCACCAATACTCATTTCCCCTGTCCCACAAGCTTCCCCTCTTTGCCTTCGAGTACTCGGAAAACTTCCCCGAGAACGGTTGGTCCGTCTACGAACCAATTGCGGAACTAAAGCGCATGGGAGTAAACAACGACATGTggaaaataactaaaataaacgACAGTTACGCCATCTGTGACTCGTACCCCGCAATCTGGGCTGTCCCGACAGCAGCAACCGACGAAGACCTCCAAGCATCTGCGGCGTTTCGTTCCCGTGGTCGGCTCCCTGTTCTCTCCTGGATCCACCCCGAGTCCCAGGCGACGATAACTCGTTGCGCCCAACCCCTGGTTGGAGTTTCTGGGAAGCGTAGCCGCGAAGACGAACGCTACGTCCAACTGATAATGGACGCCAATGCCCAGTCCcacaaattgtttataatgGACGCACGACCAATGGCCAATGCCATTGCGAACAAGGCCAAGGGTGGAGGCTACGAAGCAGAGGACACCTATCAGAATGCAGAATTGGTCTTCCTGGACATCCACAACATCCACGTAATGCGCGAAAGTATGCGGAAGCTAACAGAATTGTGCTTTCCCACAATTGACGAGGCCCGTTGGCTCTCGGGAATTGAGTCGACCATGTGGCTAAAGCACATCAAGTGCATCCTTACCGGTGCAGTGAGGATTGTCGATAAGGTAGAGAGCCACAAGACCTCTGTTCTAGTTCACTGTTCCGATGGTTGGGACCGCACAGTCCAACTCACCGCGCTGGCCATGTTGTTGCTAGATCCTTACTACCGAACGATAAAGGGCTTCGAGGTGTTGATTGAAAAGGAATGGCTGTCATTTGGCCACAAGTTTTCACAGAGAATCGGCCACGGGGATGAGCACCACAGTGACGCGGACAGAAGCCCGGTTTTCCTCCAGTTTATCGACTGCGTCTGGCAAATAACCCAGCAGTTCCCTAACGCGTTTCAGTTCAATGAATACTTTTTGATCACTATCTTGGACCACTTGTACAGCTGCAGGTTTGGGACATTCTTGTTCAGCAGCGAGAGGGAAAGAGTTGCAGAAGGAGTCAAGCAGAGAACGGTATCCCTGTGGTCGATGATCAATTCGCAGCTGGCGACATACATGAACCCGTTGTATTGGGCGCCAGGTTATCAGACGGTTCTACTTCCGGTGGCGAGCATGAGGTACGTGAAGCTTTGGAAGGGACTTTACTGCAGATGGAACCCGAGTATGAGGCAGCAGGACCCGGTTTATCAGAGGACGAGGGAGTTGTTGGTACAGAAGGAACAGTTGGAAAAACAGGTCGAGGAGTGTAGGAAAGAATTGAATGTAAGGGCGACGAGGAACCAGAGGATTCAGGTTCATACGTGA